In Chitinophaga sp. H8, the sequence CCCAGGTATATATAGTCATATGCAGGTAATTCAGCAATGATTTCCTTTAATACGGTCAAACCTCCATATCCTGAATCAAATACACCGATGGGTCCCTGTTGCATAAAATTATAATGGTTAGTGATACGTATAATGAGCCTATGTCGGTTTATTGGTTTTTAAGCCCGCGGCCGGTAAGGTCATATATTTTCTGGATTTCGTGCAGTACGCCTTCAAAATCGATTTCGAGATCTATCAGTAATCCCTGGTGCAGGTCATATACCCATCCGTGAACGATCGGATAGCCTTTTGCCACGTAGGACTTTTGCACTGCCGCCGTTTTGATAATATTGATACATTGCTCCTGTACATTCAGTTCCACCAGGCGGTCATAGCGTTGATGTTCATCCTCTATAGCATTCAGTTCTACCATATGGAGGCGGTATACATCCCGGATATTCCGGAGCCAGGGATTGAGTAAGCCGAGGTCTTCTGCCTGCATGGCTGCTTTTACACCGCCACAGGAATAATGCCCGCATACAATGATATGCTTCACTTCCAGCTGTACTACGGCATAGTTGATAGAAGCCATTACACTGAGGTCGGTATTATTTACCAGGTTGGCTACATTGCGGTGTACAAATACTTCTCCACCACCCAGGCCCATGATTTCATTAGCCGGTACCCGGCTATCGCTACAGCCTATATAGAGATAATCCGGTTTTTGTTCCCTGGCCATGTTCTCAAAAAAATCTTTATCAGTTGCGATTTTTGAGGCTACCCATGCTTTATTGTTTTCGAATATTTGTTTATATCCAGGCATAATTTTTATGATTTGAGTGCCGGAAGCATTTGCTTACCAGCATTTTATTTGATCTGTAACGGGCGATAAAGATAGGTATTGCAGTTAAAATCTATATAATGTGGATAAAATGGCTGGTATCTGATTTGTTTACAGTTGTTTATAGAATGTAAAATAGGGTTATTTAAATAATAGGGCGGCCTGTAAGTACATTGAAATCAATGGATATGATTAACGTTCTTTTAAATTGGAAAGCGGGCATAAATTTGTACCTTTGCGGATTCAAATTTCATAGTCAGTATGATCAGTGTAAAAAACGTAACGCTCTCTTTCGGTAAAAGGGTATTATTTGACGAAGTAAACCTCAATTTCCTCAAAGGAAATTGTTACGGTGTAATTGGTGCAAATGGGGCAGGTAAATCTACCTTCCTGAAAATTTTGTCCGGCGAAATAGAGCCGAACAAGGGAACTGTAGAGATTACAGCAGGAGAGCGCATGAGCGTATTGAAGCAGAACCACTTTGAATTTGACGAAGTTACGGTATTGAATACGGTATTGATGGGTAATAAGAAGCTCTGGGAAGTGGGTAAGGAAAGGGATGCTATCTATGCCAAGGAAGATTTTACCGAAGCAGATGGTATGCGTGCAGGAGAACTGGAAGCAGAGTATGGAGAGATGGGTGGATATACCGCAGAGAGTGATGCCGGCGTATTGTTGGGGGATCTGGGAGTAAAGGAAGAAATGCACCAGATATTGATGAAAGATATCAGTGGTAGCTTGAAAGTACGGGTATTGCTGGCGCAGGCATTATTTGGAAACCCGGATATCCTGTTGCTGGATGAGCCTACGAATGACCTGGATGTGGAAACGATTGGCTGGCTGGAGAACTTCCTGGGCGACTATGAAAATATTGTAATTGTTGTATCACACGACCGTCACTTCCTGGATGCTGTATGTACGCACGTAGCGGATGTGGACCGTAGCAAGATTCAGATCTTTACCGGTAACTATTCCTTCTGGTACGAGTCTTCTCAGTTAATGGCCCGTCAGCTTTCCGACAAGAACAAGAAGATGGAAGAGAAACGTAAAGATTTGCTGGACTTTATTGCGCGTTTTAGCGCCAATGCGTCCAAAAGCAAACAAGCTACTTCCCGTAAGAAAGCATTGGAAAAACTGGTGGTGGAAGACATTCAGCCATCAAACCGTAAATATCCGGGGATTATCTTCAAGCAGCTGCGTGAAGTGGGTAACCAGATTCTGAATGTGGAAAAACTGGAGAAATCCAATGAGGGCCGCAAATTGTTTACAGATATCAGCTTTTCTGTAAACAAAGGTGATAAAATCGCTTTCCTGTCCAGGGATCATATGGCGCTGACCACCTTCTTTGAAGTGATTAATGGGGAAGTAGATGCAGACAGTGGAAAGCTGGAATGGGGTACTACCGTAACGAAGGCTTACCTGCCAAACGATAATGCACAATTCTTTGAAGATAAAACCCTGCACCTGATGGATTGGCTGCGGCAGTATGTGCCCCCACACGTTACAGATGTGGATGAGCCTTTCCTGCGTGGTTTCCTGGGCAAAATGCTGTTTAGCGGGGATGATATCATGAAGAAGACCGCTGTATTGAGCGGAGGAGAGAAAGTACGTTGTATGGTAAGCCGTATGATGTTGCAGGACCCGAATGTATTAGTGCTGGATGAGCCTACCAACCACCTGGACCTGGAGTCCATTCAGGCTTTCAACGAAAGTATGATCAACTTTAAAGGCGTGGTATTGTTTACAACGCATGACCATACCTTTATGCAATCCGTAGCGAATCGTATTATAGAAATAACACCTAAAGGCGTAATTGACAGGCTGATGACGTTTGATGAGTATCTGGCGGATGACCGTGTAAAAGCGCTGCGTGAAGAATATTATGGAGAGGGTGTACCAGCATAATGCTATGCACCGGTATATGGCGAAAAAGCAGGGAGCAGTTTAGTCTGTAATAGTAAGGAATTAAACATAAGCTGGCAGTTTACAGCCGATAAGCAGCAATATTAAAAAGCTTGCTTATCAACTGTAAACTGCCTTTTTTTATGCCTGTACTTTTTCAGGCGAATTCCTGTATTTAAAAGGGAGGAGGATGAGTGGAGCTGTGTGCTTACAGAAATTCCCCGATTACTTTCATTTTATTTGCGTCAAGGGGTTTGGTAATGTAAGCCATGAGTTCGGGGGTACGCTGTACTTTTTGCATATCTCTTACATCGATAGAGGAAGAACACATGATAATGGGGATGGGTTGTTGCAAAGAGGGTTTAATATCACGGAAAGCCTCGATAAAATCCCAGCCATTCATACGTTGCATATTCATGTCCAGGATGATCAGAGAGGGCAACAAGGGTTGTGTTGGAGATGTTAAGTGTTCCAATGCTTCTTCAGCACACAAAAAAGAAGTAACCACCACATTATCGGCTTCTTGATCTAACATCTTTTTAATGATGAAATGAAATATTTCATCATCGTCTACAACATACACTAGTTTATTCATGTCTTCTATGCTTGTGTGTTTTGTCTGGAGGTGGTACTATTTTCCCAATAGTCGGCAAGGCACATAACAATATTCGTCTGCATTCAGGTTGTTTTTCCTACAGCATGGGTTGTAAATCAGTCTTCCGGCTCCGGCTATACGCTAAAACATACGCAAAGAAAGTTAATTTTATTTTATTTTTATATATGTTTTTGCCAATAACTAATCGTTAACAAAACTTATGTTGTTAATAATATGATCATCATATACATATGCAAAAAGACTAATGCTTTTTACTAATCTGCCTGTAGGAAAAGGTGGTAAGATGTTGTGGCATACAGTATAAAAAAAACAAGGGTGAAACGATTGTTTCACCCTTATGCTGTAAAAATTATTTTTCTGGTATTTGATCAGAACAAGCCACCTTTTTTCAACACTACTTTACCCTGACCGATTTTAAAACCGTTATGGTAGATTTCCACGGCATAATCGCCTGGTTTGAAATCAGAATTTTGTTTCCAGTCCATAGACACGGTTTGTTTCTGGCCGGTTACGTAGGCTACGGTTTTCTTAGCCGTATATAATTTTTCGGTACCATCTTCCAGGGTGAAGCGGCCGGAGCCTAATGCTTCTACAGCCAGGGGAGAACCATCCGGAGCAGAGATAGCTACATAGATTTCCTTGTCGCCGGTAGGTGCGATCCTGTTATCATCCAGGTCAAAAATTACCCGCATCATGTCTGCACGTTTGGCTTTGGTGGTTTCTACTTCTTTACCGCTGCGTTTTACATTGATGGGAGCCAGTTTAATATTGGAAGCATGCAATACGGATCCGAGGTCTACTTTTTTGTTCAGGCTATCCTTTACAGTAGAAACGGAATCCCTTTCTTTACGGGCCACATCTCTTTCGCCTGCCAGCACAATTTTCTCTCCTTCCAGGCGCTCAATAGTTTGAGTATATCCTTCGATATTAGATTTCATTTGTTCTATCAGCCGGCGGGCTTCAGCCAGTTGTGCCTGTGTAGCATTTTTATTAGCCAGAATACTCTGAATCCTTGCTTTTACATCAGCAATTTCCTTATCCTTTGTTTTTACGAGGCTATCCATCCGGCTATTTTGAGAAATCAGGTCATCCAGACGGGCATTAGCCGCGTTATATTCCTGTTGTAAGGCATCACGGGAAGAGGAAATAGAGTCTATCTGAGTGGACTGCTGCACAATTGTTTCACTAGCCTTATTTTTGTCATACAACATATATATCCAGGTACCTGCCAGCGCCGCAATTAAAATACCGTAAATTAGCCCATTCTTACTGCGGGGTTTTTCCGGTCCGGGAGAACCCGGTGCAGGTGTGTTGAAAGTGTTCTCAGTCATAGTTGTTTGTTTTATGTTTTTTTATTATATGGTTAAAAGTCGTAATTCAAAAGTAGCTATAAATTTTACTTAATTTACAAAAGTTATAAACCGTTTTTCAACTGTGTTACCTAACATTGCTTTAGACCAATTACTGTTGTTGGATATTGAAACAACTCCCGGTGTTCAAGGCTTTGGGCATCTTCCGGAAGAAATGCAAAATCTCTGGATAGAGAAAATTGCAAAAATTGTGCCCGATTCTGAGGATGGGAGGGAAGCATATACAGACAGGGCAGGACTTTTCGCGGAATTTGGGAAGATCGTATGTATTTCGGTAGGCTTCTTTTACATAGAAGATAACAGGTATCATTTACGTATCAAGTCATTTTACAATGATGATGAAAGGGTTGTATTGCAGGATTTTTTAGAATTGGTGAATAAGTTTCATGCAAAGCACCCCCGTTTTTTATTTGCAGGTCATAATATCCGCGAATTTGATATCCCTTATATTTGCAGGCGTGCTGTTATCCAGCAGTTATCTTTACCACCATCCTTGCAGCTACATGGGTTTAAGCCCTGGGAAGTGCCTATGCTGGACACCCTGCATCTCTGGCGTTTTGGTGATTTCAAGAATTATACTTCCCTGAAACTGCTGACGGCAGTGATGGGGATTCCTACTCCCAAGGATGATATAGATGGCAGTATGGTAGGGAAGGTATATTGGGAGGAAAAGGACCTGTTGCGGATAGCCACTTACTGCCAGAAAGATGTAGTAGCTGTAGCCCAGCTGCTATTGCGGTTTAAAGGAGTGCCCTTACTGAAAGAGGAGGAAGTGGTAATTATCAGCAGTTAGTTATTAGCAGTTGGCTTTTAGGGGCCAGCGTTATTTGAATACTGCGGCGGTGGATAAGTAAATAAATTGAGGACCAAAAAATCTTAGCTAATGGCTAACAGCTAATAGCTAACAGCTTTATAAAATAACATGGACTACCAGGATATTATCAAAGATTGGAAGCAAAAGAAATTCCGGCCCCTGTACTGGCTGGAGGGAGAGGAGGATTTTTTTATTGATCAGGTGAGCAGTTATGCGGAGCATCATTTGCTGGACGAGGCCGAAAAGGGATTTAATCTTACTATTCTGTATGGTAAGGATGCTGACTGGAGCACTGTGATAAATGCCTGCCGCCGTTATCCGATGTTTGCCGAAAGGCAGGTGGTGGTATTAAAAGAAGCGCAGGCGATGCGGGATATTTTAAAGCTGGAAGCCTATATTGAAAACCCTTTAAGCTCTACGGTGTTTGTAGTAGCCTATAAACAGGGAAAGGTGGATGGCCGCAGCAAACTGGCTAAGTTGATTAAGGAAAAAGGGGTGATGCTGTCTACCAAGAAAATGTATGACAATCAGCTGCCTGCCTGGGTGGAAAGTTATGTGAGCAGCAAGGGGCTGGCCATTACACAGAAAGGGTGCATTTTGCTGGTAGATCATATCGGCAATGATTTGTCAAGAATAGCCAATGAAATAGATAAGGTGCTGGTAAACCTGCCGGAGAAGAAAAAGATAGATGAAAGCGATATTGAAAAGTATGTAGGCATCAGCAAGGAATACAATGTTTTTGAATTGCAGAACGCTACGGGCCAGAAGGATTTTGCAAAAGTGATCCGTATCATTCAATATTTTTCTGCTAACCCCAAGGCGGCGCCTATACAGATGGTGATCCCTGCATTGTATAATTTCTTCAGTAAAATAAACCTGATCTTCGGTGTAAAAGGGGGGGAGAAGGAAATTGCTGCCGCCCTGGGAGTACATCCTTTTTTTCTGAAGGATTACATGCAGGCTGCCAGGCAGTATGGCGCTGATGGGGCTGAAAAAGCCATTTTACTCCTGCATACCTATAACCTGCGTAGCATTGGTATCAATGATAGCGGCGTGGAAGATGGGGAACTGATGAAGGAAATGATGTATAAAATCATGAACTAAAGCGGGAAAGAAGTTAAAAAGCCGCACATTTTGCACGGGCTATTTCACTGTCCTTATCCATTTGGGTAATCAGCGCCTTTATATCATCAAATTTCAGGTTGGCCCGGATATAATCAATAAAAGATACGCTTAATTCCCTGCCATAGATATCGGCATCAAAATCAAAAATGTGTACTTCCAGGCGCAGATCGCTGCCATTGAAAGTAGGGCGGGTGCCTATGCTCATTACGCCGTTCAGATGCATAACTTCCTGGTCCAGGGTTAACTGCACTTTCACCGCATAAATTCCTTCGGCAGGGATGAGTTTCCGCTGGTCAGGCAATTGCAGATTGGCGGTAGGGTAGCCTAGTTGTCTGCCCATTTTATCGCCATGGATAACAATCCCACTTAAAAAATAGGGGTAGCCCAGCAGTTCGTTGGCCAGCGTTATATGGCCTTCCTGGAGGCTGTTGCGTATTTTGGTAGAGCTTACGGTGAGGTCGTGTACTACCTGCTGTGGTATTTCTATCAGCTGAAAACCATATTTATGTTGTTCTGCTTCCAGCAATTCCAGCCCACCTTCCCGGTTGTGACCAAAGCGGTGATCATATCCGATAATGATGGTATGAGGTTTGAACCGGGATATCAGGAAATCTTCCAGGTACTCCATGGCGGAAAGCTCGGAAAAGGCACGGTTAAAAGGTACCACTACCAGGTGGTCAATGCCCTGTTGGGCGAGGAGCTGTATTTTTTCCGGGAGTGTAGTGAGCAGTCTGATGGGATTGGCCTGTGGGGCCAGTACTTCA encodes:
- a CDS encoding bifunctional riboflavin kinase/FAD synthetase; amino-acid sequence: MQVHRDLDHLPDFNRAVITIGTFDGVHAGHRYILQQLEQAATACNGETVIITFDPHPREVLAPQANPIRLLTTLPEKIQLLAQQGIDHLVVVPFNRAFSELSAMEYLEDFLISRFKPHTIIIGYDHRFGHNREGGLELLEAEQHKYGFQLIEIPQQVVHDLTVSSTKIRNSLQEGHITLANELLGYPYFLSGIVIHGDKMGRQLGYPTANLQLPDQRKLIPAEGIYAVKVQLTLDQEVMHLNGVMSIGTRPTFNGSDLRLEVHIFDFDADIYGRELSVSFIDYIRANLKFDDIKALITQMDKDSEIARAKCAAF
- a CDS encoding carbonic anhydrase, which encodes MPGYKQIFENNKAWVASKIATDKDFFENMAREQKPDYLYIGCSDSRVPANEIMGLGGGEVFVHRNVANLVNNTDLSVMASINYAVVQLEVKHIIVCGHYSCGGVKAAMQAEDLGLLNPWLRNIRDVYRLHMVELNAIEDEHQRYDRLVELNVQEQCINIIKTAAVQKSYVAKGYPIVHGWVYDLHQGLLIDLEIDFEGVLHEIQKIYDLTGRGLKNQ
- a CDS encoding ABC-F family ATP-binding cassette domain-containing protein, producing the protein MISVKNVTLSFGKRVLFDEVNLNFLKGNCYGVIGANGAGKSTFLKILSGEIEPNKGTVEITAGERMSVLKQNHFEFDEVTVLNTVLMGNKKLWEVGKERDAIYAKEDFTEADGMRAGELEAEYGEMGGYTAESDAGVLLGDLGVKEEMHQILMKDISGSLKVRVLLAQALFGNPDILLLDEPTNDLDVETIGWLENFLGDYENIVIVVSHDRHFLDAVCTHVADVDRSKIQIFTGNYSFWYESSQLMARQLSDKNKKMEEKRKDLLDFIARFSANASKSKQATSRKKALEKLVVEDIQPSNRKYPGIIFKQLREVGNQILNVEKLEKSNEGRKLFTDISFSVNKGDKIAFLSRDHMALTTFFEVINGEVDADSGKLEWGTTVTKAYLPNDNAQFFEDKTLHLMDWLRQYVPPHVTDVDEPFLRGFLGKMLFSGDDIMKKTAVLSGGEKVRCMVSRMMLQDPNVLVLDEPTNHLDLESIQAFNESMINFKGVVLFTTHDHTFMQSVANRIIEITPKGVIDRLMTFDEYLADDRVKALREEYYGEGVPA
- a CDS encoding response regulator, with protein sequence MNKLVYVVDDDEIFHFIIKKMLDQEADNVVVTSFLCAEEALEHLTSPTQPLLPSLIILDMNMQRMNGWDFIEAFRDIKPSLQQPIPIIMCSSSIDVRDMQKVQRTPELMAYITKPLDANKMKVIGEFL
- the holA gene encoding DNA polymerase III subunit delta; this encodes MDYQDIIKDWKQKKFRPLYWLEGEEDFFIDQVSSYAEHHLLDEAEKGFNLTILYGKDADWSTVINACRRYPMFAERQVVVLKEAQAMRDILKLEAYIENPLSSTVFVVAYKQGKVDGRSKLAKLIKEKGVMLSTKKMYDNQLPAWVESYVSSKGLAITQKGCILLVDHIGNDLSRIANEIDKVLVNLPEKKKIDESDIEKYVGISKEYNVFELQNATGQKDFAKVIRIIQYFSANPKAAPIQMVIPALYNFFSKINLIFGVKGGEKEIAAALGVHPFFLKDYMQAARQYGADGAEKAILLLHTYNLRSIGINDSGVEDGELMKEMMYKIMN
- a CDS encoding ribonuclease H-like domain-containing protein, with product MLPNIALDQLLLLDIETTPGVQGFGHLPEEMQNLWIEKIAKIVPDSEDGREAYTDRAGLFAEFGKIVCISVGFFYIEDNRYHLRIKSFYNDDERVVLQDFLELVNKFHAKHPRFLFAGHNIREFDIPYICRRAVIQQLSLPPSLQLHGFKPWEVPMLDTLHLWRFGDFKNYTSLKLLTAVMGIPTPKDDIDGSMVGKVYWEEKDLLRIATYCQKDVVAVAQLLLRFKGVPLLKEEEVVIISS